In one window of Gudongella oleilytica DNA:
- a CDS encoding RNA polymerase sigma factor translates to MKEYKIRVKNEIVTVSKEIYTAYYKLKRRERYIEETSIKNNLSYDQLVELDYPIEQKMCDQQLLVEDVIIEKIMLEKLMLALEELTDCERLIINELFFNGKSERELADSMKLPRTTLQSRKNSIISKLKKIIEK, encoded by the coding sequence ATGAAAGAATACAAAATAAGAGTGAAAAATGAAATTGTTACTGTAAGCAAGGAAATATATACCGCCTATTACAAGTTGAAAAGACGAGAAAGGTACATAGAGGAAACCAGCATTAAGAACAATCTTTCTTATGACCAGCTAGTAGAGCTGGACTATCCTATCGAGCAGAAAATGTGTGATCAGCAACTTCTTGTTGAAGACGTTATTATTGAAAAAATCATGCTTGAGAAATTGATGCTGGCGCTTGAAGAATTGACAGATTGCGAGCGGCTAATAATTAACGAACTGTTCTTTAATGGCAAAAGCGAAAGAGAGCTGGCAGATTCAATGAAGCTGCCAAGAACAACTTTGCAATCTCGTAAAAACAGCATTATCAGCAAACTTAAAAAAATTATTGAAAAATAA